One Lemur catta isolate mLemCat1 chromosome 15, mLemCat1.pri, whole genome shotgun sequence genomic window carries:
- the FKBP10 gene encoding peptidyl-prolyl cis-trans isomerase FKBP10 translates to MGEGEPELFVAHCSHSTTLSLAPSSHPTPPHTPRPASSVSPAPIPRGPARGGVGRGTGRGGATSGRRGKEARSASLPAVPTPGTMFPAGPPSYTLLRLPLLQLVLLLVQAVGRGLGRASPAGGPLEDVVIERYHIPRACPREVQMGDFVRYHYNGTFEDGKKFDSSYDRSTLVAIVVGVGRLITGMDRGLMGMCVNERRRLIVPPHLGYGSIGVAGLIPPDATLYFDVVLLDVWNKADTVQVSILLRPPHCPRMVQDSDFVRYHYNGTLLDGTSFDTSYSRGGTYDTYIGSGWLIKGMDQGLLGMCPGERRKIIIPPFLAYGEKGYGTVIPPQASLVFHVLLVDVHNPKDTVQLVTLELPPGCVRRAVAGDFMRYHYNGSLMDGTLFDSSYSRNHTYNTYVGQGYIIPGMDQGLQGACVGERRRITIPPHLAYGENGTGDKIPGSAVLIFDVHVIDFHNPADPVEIKTLSRPPEGCNETAKPGDFIRYHYNCSLLDGTQLFSSHDYGAPQEATLGANKVIEGLDIGLQGMCVGERRQLIVPPHLAHGESGARGVPGSAVLLFEVELVSREDGLPTGYLFVWHEDPPASLFEDMDLNKDGEVPPEEFSTFIKAQVNEGKGRLMPGQEPEKTIGDMFQNQDRNQDGKITAEELKLKSDEDQERVHEEL, encoded by the exons atgggggagggggagccgGAGCTCTTTGTGGCGCATTGCTCCCACTCCACCACCCTCAGCCTGgccccctcctcccatcccaccccaccccacacaccccgCCCGGCCAGCTcagtctccccagcccccattcCACGTGGACCAGCCCGGGGCGGGGTGGGAAGGGGGACAGGAAGGGGGGGAGCCACCTccgggaggaggggaaaggaggctCGCTCGGCCTCACTGCCTGCAGTCCCAACTCCAGGCACCATGTTCCCCGCCGGGCCCCCCAGCTACACCCTCCTCCGGCTCCCCCTGCTGCAGttggtgctgctgctggtgcaggccgtggggagggggctgggccgCGCCAGCCCGGCTGGGGGCCCCCTGGAGGATGTGGTCATCGAGAGGTACCACATCCCCAGGGCCTGTCCCCGGGAAGTGCAGATGGGGGACTTTGTGCGGTACCACTACAACGGCACTTTCGAGGATGGCAAGAAGTTTGACTCGAG CTATGACCGCAGCACCTTGGTGGCCATCGTGGTGGGCGTGGGGCGCCTTATCACCGGCATGGACCGAGGCCTCATGGGCATGTGTGTCAATGAGCGGCGCCGCCTCATTGTGCCTCCGCACCTGGGCTACGGCAGCATCGGCGTGG CGGGGCTCATTCCCCCGGACGCCACCCTCTACTTCGACGTGGTCCTGCTGGATGTGTGGAACAAGGCAGACACCGTGCAGGTGAGCATCTTGCTGCGCCCGCCCCACTGCCCCCGCATGGTCCAGGACAGCGACTTTGTCCGCTACCACTACAACGGCACTCTGCTGGACGGCACCTCCTTCGACACCAG CTACAGTCGGGGAGGCACTTACGACACCTACATCGGCTCTGGTTGGCTGATCAAGGGCATGGACCAGGGGCTGCTGGGCATGTGtcctggagagagaaggaagatcaTCATCCCTCCATTCCTGGCCTATGGAGAGAAAGGATATG GGACTGTGATCCCCCCGCAGGCCTCCTTGGTCTTTCACGTCCTACTCGTTGATGTCCACAACCCAAAGGACACTGTCCAGCTAGTGACACTGGAGCTACCACCGGGCTGTGTCCGGAGAGCTGTGGCTGGGGACTTCATGCGATACCACTACAACGGCTCGCTGATGGATGGCACCCTGTTTGACTCCAG CTACTCCCGCAACCACACCTACAATACCTATGTCGGGCAGGGTTACATCATCCCGGGCATGGACCAGGGGCTGCAGGGCGCATGCGTAGGGGAGCGCCGGAGAATCACCATCCCACCCCACCTCGCCTACGGGGAGAACGGAACTG GAGACAAGATCCCTGGCTCTGCCGTGCTGATCTTCGATGTCCACGTCATCGACTTCCACAACCCTGCAGATCCAGTGGAAATCAAGACACTGTCCCGGCCCCCTGAGGGCTGCAATGAGACCGCCAAGCCTGGGGACTTCATTCGATACCACTACAACTGCTCTCTGCTGGACGGCACCCAGCTCTTCTCCTC GCATGACTACGGAGCACCGCAGGAGGCGACTCTGGGGGCCAACAAGGTGATCGAAGGCCTGGACATAGGCCTGCAGGGCATGTGTGTGGGGGAGAGGCGGCAGCTCATCGTgcccccacacctggcccatgGGGAGAGCGGAG cccgGGGGGTCCCTGGCAGTGCCGTGCTGCTCTTTGAGGTGGAGCTGGTGTCCCGGGAGGACGGGTTGCCCACAGGCTACCTGTTTGTGTGGCACGAGGACCCTCCTGCCAGCCTGTTTGAAGACATGGACCTCAACAAGGATGGAGAGGTCCCCCCGGAGGAG ttctCCACCTTCATCAAGGCTCAAGTGAATGAGGGCAAAGGTCGCCTTATGCCTGGGCAGGAGCCCGAGAAAACCATAGGGGACATGTTCCAGAACCAGGACCGCAACCAGGACGGCAAGATCACGGCCGAGGAACTCAAGCTGAAGTCAGACGAAGACCAGGAGCGGGTGCATGAGGAGCTCtga